The Armatimonadota bacterium genome has a segment encoding these proteins:
- a CDS encoding DUF1801 domain-containing protein encodes MVKSGPTDGKSASELIDGRIAELGDWRGATLSRMRALIREADPDVVEEWKWRGTPVWSHDGIICTGETYKSVVKLTFAKGALLADPAGLFNSSLEGNTRRAIDINAGDEVDAAAFNALIRAAVALNASGREAKRAK; translated from the coding sequence ATGGTAAAGTCGGGACCGACGGACGGGAAATCGGCGTCAGAACTGATTGACGGTAGAATCGCCGAACTTGGGGATTGGCGCGGGGCGACCTTGAGCAGGATGCGCGCACTCATCCGGGAGGCCGACCCGGACGTTGTGGAGGAGTGGAAATGGAGGGGCACTCCTGTTTGGTCGCACGACGGGATCATCTGCACCGGCGAGACATACAAGTCGGTCGTGAAGTTGACCTTCGCCAAGGGGGCTTTGCTCGCTGACCCGGCTGGGCTCTTCAACTCGAGCCTCGAAGGGAACACGCGGCGGGCGATAGACATCAATGCCGGGGATGAGGTTGATGCGGCCGCGTTCAATGCGCTCATCCGTGCCGCGGTCGCCCTGAATGCCTCCGGCAGAGAGGCGAAGCGAGCGAAGTAG
- a CDS encoding malectin domain-containing carbohydrate-binding protein, protein MTAGLFAAGATPATCAATAIVNPDKSWVTWEGWGCSLCWWANQFGQRDDLAEVLFTNHTTRLTSSVGPYTLPGLGFNIARYNIGGTSSAPAFGEHASIPASLPPFKQIQGYWLDWGSADPASASFDWSADANQRAMLLKARDRGADRLEAFSNAPMWWMCYNHSTAGSDSGGDNLQSWNYETFARYLATVTRYAHDHWGVDFETVEPFNEPAAGWWKYPGGQESCHFDTSTQMQVIAFLRSQLDGLGLQNVGISASDENSVDSALNTWNALAGSTRNRIARVNTHGYSGLSAYRGPNRSVLYQAVSSGAKPLWMTEYGESDGTGLTMAQSILLDINETHATGWVYWQPLDSGGWGLIQSNPGDNWIGPANARYYVLAQFSRHIRPGMAILDSGDPGSVAAYDPTGHTLVIVTVNGPTGRWMSYDLSRFRSAAGPVTRWTTAADGSALYVRGADTALNGLAFRSWLAPNTVQTFEVRNVFLNATAVWQVNAGGPAVGPVAADAGFAGGAVSSTNALIDAGASQAVPPAAYSSERYGDFRYVASGLTPGADMEVRLHFAEIHFIEAGRRLFNVCINGARVLTDFDVFTEAGGANKAVVRSFPARAGNNGIITIDFSRGALDQPTVSAIEVWSRMQYITRPYTLSDLIRAASIADGITFTTGEDLARFDLVGGLSLGKIDLSDATLVARKVAGLEPNP, encoded by the coding sequence ATGACCGCCGGCTTGTTCGCCGCAGGCGCCACGCCGGCCACCTGCGCCGCCACGGCGATCGTGAACCCCGACAAATCGTGGGTCACGTGGGAAGGCTGGGGGTGCTCCCTGTGCTGGTGGGCCAATCAGTTCGGCCAGCGCGACGACCTGGCCGAAGTGCTGTTCACCAACCATACCACCCGCCTAACGTCGAGTGTTGGCCCCTATACACTTCCAGGCCTAGGCTTCAACATCGCCCGCTACAACATCGGGGGCACGAGCAGCGCGCCCGCGTTCGGCGAACACGCGTCCATCCCCGCTTCCCTGCCGCCGTTCAAACAGATCCAGGGATACTGGCTGGACTGGGGCAGCGCCGATCCCGCGTCCGCAAGTTTCGATTGGTCGGCGGACGCCAATCAGCGCGCCATGCTTCTCAAAGCCCGCGATCGTGGGGCGGATCGCCTGGAGGCCTTTTCCAACGCGCCTATGTGGTGGATGTGCTACAACCATAGCACGGCCGGCAGCGATAGCGGCGGCGACAATCTGCAGTCATGGAACTACGAAACCTTTGCCCGCTACCTGGCCACCGTTACCCGGTATGCGCACGATCATTGGGGCGTGGACTTTGAGACCGTTGAGCCGTTCAACGAACCGGCGGCGGGGTGGTGGAAATATCCGGGCGGCCAGGAAAGCTGCCACTTTGATACATCCACCCAGATGCAGGTCATCGCATTCCTCCGCAGCCAGTTGGATGGCCTCGGACTTCAAAACGTCGGGATCAGCGCCTCGGACGAGAACTCCGTAGACAGCGCTCTCAACACGTGGAACGCGCTGGCCGGTTCGACCCGAAACCGTATCGCTCGCGTTAACACGCACGGCTACTCCGGGCTGAGCGCCTATCGCGGGCCGAATCGTTCCGTCCTCTACCAGGCCGTTTCATCCGGCGCAAAACCGCTCTGGATGACCGAATATGGCGAGAGTGACGGCACCGGCCTCACGATGGCGCAGAGCATCCTGCTCGACATCAACGAAACGCACGCCACGGGATGGGTATACTGGCAGCCACTGGACAGCGGGGGATGGGGACTCATCCAGTCCAACCCCGGCGACAACTGGATCGGGCCGGCGAACGCCAGGTATTACGTCCTGGCCCAGTTCAGCCGCCACATCCGCCCCGGCATGGCAATTCTGGACAGCGGTGATCCCGGCTCTGTGGCCGCGTACGACCCGACTGGCCACACATTGGTGATCGTGACAGTAAACGGCCCCACGGGGCGCTGGATGAGCTACGATCTGTCCCGTTTCCGAAGCGCGGCCGGGCCGGTGACACGATGGACGACCGCCGCCGATGGGAGCGCTTTGTACGTCCGCGGCGCGGATACGGCGCTCAACGGCCTGGCGTTCCGGTCCTGGTTAGCTCCGAACACGGTGCAGACATTCGAAGTGCGGAACGTATTCCTGAACGCCACCGCGGTGTGGCAGGTCAATGCCGGAGGACCCGCCGTTGGCCCGGTTGCGGCGGATGCCGGTTTCGCCGGTGGGGCGGTTTCCTCCACGAACGCGCTCATCGACGCGGGCGCTTCCCAGGCGGTACCGCCCGCGGCCTACAGCAGCGAACGGTACGGCGACTTCCGCTACGTGGCGTCGGGTCTCACACCGGGAGCTGATATGGAGGTGCGCCTTCATTTCGCGGAGATACATTTCATCGAGGCCGGCAGGCGGCTATTCAACGTGTGCATCAACGGCGCCCGGGTGCTGACCGATTTCGACGTCTTCACGGAGGCCGGCGGGGCCAATAAAGCTGTGGTACGGTCATTCCCTGCGAGGGCAGGCAACAACGGGATTATCACGATCGATTTCTCGCGCGGCGCACTCGATCAGCCCACCGTCAGCGCCATCGAGGTGTGGAGCCGGATGCAGTACATCACCCGGCCGTATACGCTCTCGGATCTGATTCGCGCGGCCAGCATTGCGGACGGCATCACCTTCACGACCGGGGAAGACCTCGCCCGCTTTGACCTCGTCGGCGGTCTGTCACTGGGAAAGATCGACCTGTCGGACGCCACCCTCGTCGCCCGTAAAGTTGCCGGACTCGAACCCAATCCGTGA
- a CDS encoding PHP domain-containing protein, with translation MRIVVLVAVTVAALAMAKSSFAQSLISLNDPLWLQQAERHWYDEQIASGRSPASLVFGLDDSGSTGSYGKATLYELQRLFDSRPGDDEPNWHILRNKAILALPFLRRGNGLQMLFRPQGDLYATYAKRLTARRLDLLGKVDAPPGAIAVDTHVHTCFSHDSLADPTEMIRIAARRGLAGIAITDHNTMEGARKAAEALPRLVREGKIPASFFVIPGEEISSTDGHIIGLFLKREIAPRMGADRTIDEIHAQGGIAIAAHPRLDDGVGGLANTLPFDAVETCNGAEDLHFILDRRGEPERVAFYAAVTRPRIGASDAHDPAMVATNYTLLQGCAPNVEAVRAAILAGRCSAVSRDDDLKLIHSIRSGLPRMVFTFNSLFGSDVGALGMLLKKATGADQARVTLLPQPWVFVSKRF, from the coding sequence ATGCGAATTGTTGTACTGGTAGCTGTCACTGTTGCCGCGTTAGCGATGGCGAAATCATCCTTCGCACAATCCCTTATTTCCCTGAATGACCCCCTCTGGCTTCAGCAAGCCGAACGGCACTGGTACGACGAGCAGATTGCCTCGGGCAGAAGCCCCGCCTCCCTGGTGTTCGGGCTTGATGACTCCGGCTCCACGGGCAGTTACGGCAAGGCAACGCTCTACGAACTGCAGCGCCTGTTCGATTCCCGCCCCGGCGATGACGAACCGAACTGGCATATCTTGCGCAACAAAGCCATTCTCGCGCTTCCGTTCCTTCGCAGAGGCAATGGCTTACAAATGTTGTTCCGACCGCAGGGCGACCTCTACGCGACGTACGCCAAACGGCTCACCGCGCGCCGTCTTGACCTTCTGGGCAAGGTGGATGCGCCGCCCGGCGCAATCGCGGTTGACACGCATGTGCACACGTGCTTTAGTCACGATTCACTGGCCGACCCCACCGAGATGATCCGTATCGCCGCCCGACGCGGCCTCGCCGGAATCGCGATCACAGACCATAACACGATGGAAGGCGCGCGAAAGGCGGCTGAGGCACTGCCCCGCCTGGTGCGCGAGGGAAAGATTCCGGCTTCGTTCTTCGTCATCCCCGGGGAGGAGATAAGCAGTACCGACGGCCACATCATCGGGCTGTTCCTGAAGCGCGAAATTGCACCCCGCATGGGAGCAGACCGCACCATTGATGAAATCCACGCGCAAGGGGGGATTGCTATCGCGGCGCACCCGAGACTGGATGACGGAGTGGGGGGGCTGGCGAACACGCTGCCGTTCGATGCGGTGGAAACATGCAACGGCGCCGAAGATCTGCACTTTATCCTCGATCGCCGCGGGGAGCCGGAGCGCGTCGCTTTCTATGCGGCTGTCACCAGGCCGCGCATCGGCGCCAGCGACGCGCACGACCCCGCAATGGTTGCCACGAATTACACCCTGCTGCAGGGTTGCGCGCCCAACGTGGAAGCGGTGCGGGCGGCCATTCTGGCCGGGCGGTGCTCTGCGGTTTCGCGGGATGATGACCTCAAGCTCATCCACAGCATCCGAAGCGGCCTCCCGCGGATGGTCTTCACTTTCAACTCGCTGTTCGGCTCCGATGTGGGGGCGTTGGGCATGTTATTGAAGAAGGCCACCGGCGCCGACCAGGCGCGCGTAACGCTGTTGCCACAGCCGTGGGTGTTCGTGTCCAAACGGTTCTGA
- a CDS encoding polysaccharide deacetylase family protein: MVRLPILTYHFVGDHPHQRHHRSIFCHAPVFAAQMRLLRRLGWKTLSLAEVARLAAAGAAMPRKRFALTFDDGDGDLWWSVRPVIQEHGFTASAFIVSGRIGGSNDWETAPTLCGRPLLNAKQIRAMADEGWDIGGHTVSHPDLTTLDAETLRREVADCRTGLEALLDRPVTSFCYPSGCVDEFARNAVVESGFTLAVTTARGRVHTGADPFLLPRVSVSHRAGPLGLLFRIVRSP; this comes from the coding sequence ATGGTTCGCCTACCCATCCTCACGTACCATTTCGTCGGCGACCACCCTCACCAACGTCACCATCGGAGCATTTTCTGCCATGCCCCGGTCTTTGCCGCCCAGATGAGGCTTCTCCGGCGGCTTGGCTGGAAAACCCTGTCCCTCGCCGAAGTCGCCCGCCTGGCCGCGGCCGGCGCCGCGATGCCAAGGAAACGCTTCGCGCTCACATTTGACGACGGTGACGGGGACCTGTGGTGGTCGGTCCGCCCGGTCATACAGGAGCACGGTTTCACGGCCAGCGCCTTCATCGTGAGCGGCCGGATCGGTGGAAGCAATGACTGGGAGACCGCGCCGACACTCTGCGGGCGCCCTCTGCTGAACGCCAAACAAATCAGGGCGATGGCCGATGAGGGATGGGACATAGGGGGCCATACCGTATCGCACCCAGACCTGACTACTTTGGACGCGGAAACCCTGCGGCGCGAGGTCGCGGACTGCCGTACCGGGTTGGAAGCGCTGCTGGATCGTCCGGTGACGTCGTTCTGTTACCCTTCGGGCTGTGTCGATGAATTTGCGCGGAACGCGGTGGTTGAGAGCGGGTTTACGTTAGCAGTTACGACGGCACGGGGGCGGGTACATACCGGCGCGGATCCTTTCCTTCTGCCGCGTGTCAGTGTCTCGCACCGCGCAGGGCCTCTTGGACTGCTGTTTCGCATCGTGAGAAGTCCGTGA
- a CDS encoding glycosyltransferase family 4 protein, producing MPGVLHVVSGNSLAGVERHVLLLARTQQEQGMRVHIAFPRGGWLQSQLEGLNIPYTPMSLRGTLDAISLAKLVAIVKRERLDVVHGHLIRGMFYAMATGKVARCASVGTDHMFHSNWTMRYLDRLLVPTSIGREEVIPEIRHDRIVVVPHGVDVDKLVGDAAHADEERASWGFPAGGQVVGLMGRVTNVKGHDIFLRALAAIPDSIRPWAVFAGPEEAEWGAVLRTLADELGVADRVRFLGARNNMGAVMEACDLIVAPSRMESCSLVLLEAMTLGRPVVASTVGGIPEVVEHNVTGLLVPPENPESLAEALMSTLADGALRRRLGAAAREEASERFTPQAMADATQAVYLDALNWRPVAA from the coding sequence ATGCCCGGCGTGCTGCATGTGGTTTCCGGCAATTCCCTCGCCGGCGTTGAGCGCCACGTGCTGCTTCTGGCGCGCACTCAGCAGGAGCAGGGCATGCGGGTGCATATCGCGTTCCCGCGGGGCGGGTGGCTGCAGTCCCAACTCGAGGGGCTCAACATCCCTTACACGCCGATGTCTCTCCGCGGAACCCTCGACGCCATTTCCCTGGCGAAACTGGTCGCCATCGTGAAACGCGAACGCCTGGATGTGGTGCATGGGCACCTGATCCGCGGGATGTTTTACGCCATGGCCACCGGAAAGGTCGCTCGCTGCGCCTCGGTGGGCACCGACCACATGTTCCACTCGAACTGGACGATGCGCTACCTGGATCGCCTGCTTGTTCCAACATCGATAGGGCGGGAGGAGGTCATCCCCGAGATCCGGCACGACCGGATCGTCGTGGTGCCTCACGGAGTGGACGTCGATAAGCTGGTGGGAGACGCCGCTCACGCTGACGAGGAACGCGCCTCCTGGGGCTTCCCCGCGGGCGGGCAAGTGGTTGGCCTGATGGGCCGCGTGACCAATGTAAAGGGACATGACATCTTTCTCCGCGCCCTCGCCGCGATCCCGGACAGCATCCGCCCGTGGGCCGTATTCGCCGGTCCGGAAGAGGCGGAGTGGGGCGCCGTGTTGCGCACATTGGCGGACGAATTGGGCGTCGCCGATCGCGTCCGATTCCTCGGCGCGCGCAACAACATGGGGGCGGTTATGGAAGCGTGCGACCTCATCGTCGCGCCGTCCCGGATGGAGTCGTGTTCCCTGGTCCTTCTGGAAGCGATGACGCTGGGCCGACCGGTGGTCGCGTCCACCGTAGGCGGCATACCCGAGGTTGTGGAGCACAACGTGACGGGTCTCCTCGTTCCCCCGGAGAACCCTGAGTCCCTGGCGGAGGCCCTCATGTCCACGTTGGCGGACGGTGCCCTGCGCCGCCGCCTGGGCGCCGCGGCCCGCGAGGAAGCATCAGAACGCTTCACACCGCAGGCGATGGCCGACGCCACTCAAGCGGTCTATCTGGATGCCCTGAACTGGCGCCCCGTGGCGGCCTAG
- a CDS encoding acyltransferase, whose translation MAPDETSDQNTKLGDVSSNRKNNLTVIRMLMAVAIIYRHSYMTLSGHSVRDAFSYLTNRQTDTLGVGVIYFFMMSGFLITAAWLHRRSTWEYLRRRALRLYPGVAVMSLFCLLVVGPLAVTDTSTYFHHLSLRGYLTSLARLQVPAIQAAFPGNPLAGKINDPMWSIVYQFRCYLIVAILGLAGALRYRALVLAIFLAAMSAFIWQTYFDPTWLANKGGHFTGMMGEWPPLLTFFTAGMVFYLYRDVIPYNRKLFLFSVLVVVASFYKGLAITEPIFGGYVLLYIGFARRLALHRFAGGADYSFGLYIYSWPIQQLLTQHFHNYLSPITLFLVSLAVTSVLAMGSYAFVEKRFIIRKPKAASALKPVPNLAAESAEIQPVS comes from the coding sequence ATGGCACCTGACGAAACATCCGATCAGAACACCAAACTGGGCGACGTCAGCAGCAACCGCAAGAATAACCTCACGGTTATCCGGATGCTGATGGCCGTAGCCATCATCTACCGCCACTCATACATGACGCTCTCCGGACACTCCGTCCGGGATGCGTTCTCATACCTGACAAACCGACAAACAGACACCCTGGGCGTCGGCGTCATCTATTTCTTCATGATGAGCGGATTCCTCATCACAGCGGCCTGGCTGCATCGGCGCAGCACGTGGGAGTACCTCCGTCGTCGAGCGTTGCGTTTATACCCAGGGGTAGCGGTGATGTCCCTGTTTTGCCTGCTTGTCGTCGGCCCCCTTGCGGTAACCGATACCTCAACGTATTTTCACCATCTCAGCCTGCGCGGCTACCTCACCAGCCTGGCGCGCCTGCAAGTGCCGGCAATCCAAGCCGCATTCCCCGGCAACCCGTTAGCCGGGAAGATCAACGACCCGATGTGGTCCATCGTCTACCAATTCCGATGCTACCTCATCGTTGCCATACTTGGACTGGCCGGCGCATTGCGGTACCGTGCCCTCGTCCTTGCTATCTTCCTGGCCGCGATGAGCGCATTCATCTGGCAAACCTATTTTGATCCGACATGGCTCGCGAACAAGGGCGGACACTTCACAGGCATGATGGGTGAATGGCCACCTCTGCTGACGTTCTTCACCGCCGGAATGGTCTTTTACCTGTATCGCGACGTGATCCCCTACAACAGAAAGCTATTCCTCTTCTCGGTGCTGGTCGTCGTCGCTTCATTCTACAAAGGGCTTGCCATCACGGAGCCCATCTTTGGGGGGTACGTGCTCCTCTATATCGGTTTCGCCCGCCGCCTGGCACTGCATCGGTTTGCCGGAGGAGCCGATTACTCCTTCGGCCTCTATATCTATTCCTGGCCGATTCAACAACTACTGACCCAGCATTTCCACAATTACCTCAGCCCGATCACTCTCTTTCTTGTCTCCCTCGCCGTGACCTCAGTCCTGGCCATGGGCAGTTACGCATTCGTCGAGAAGCGGTTCATCATCCGCAAGCCCAAAGCCGCTTCAGCGCTCAAACCGGTGCCCAACCTGGCCGCCGAGAGCGCGGAGATCCAGCCTGTTTCGTAG